The following proteins come from a genomic window of Montipora foliosa isolate CH-2021 chromosome 2, ASM3666993v2, whole genome shotgun sequence:
- the LOC137992672 gene encoding uncharacterized protein: MDLSANHQDQMESDHEDMDIEEEPAFTSDDDSEHSDFNPEAESETESKKESMVRRQFTVTAKVHHFLVQNAPAFQCVSCLQTCRPAVSSKETSTMIEVRTICKIQKISQACESLVKPATDAWDKDVNSEEIVPSCVSLLEKM, from the exons ATGGATCTGTCTGCCAATCATCAAGACCAAATGGAGAGTGACCATGAGGATATGGACATCGAAGAAGAACCGGCATTCACCAGCGATGATGATTCAGAACACTCAGATTTCAATCCTGAGGCTGAGAGTGAGACAGAATCAAAGAAAGAG AGCATGGTCAGGAGACAATTTACAGTCACTGCCAAAGTTCATCATTTTCTTGTCCAGAATGCTCCTGCTTTTCAATGTGTGTCCTGCCTGCAAACGTGCCGTCCAGCAGTGTCCAGTAAAGAAACCAGTACAATGATTGAGGTCAGAACGATctgcaaaatacaaaaaatttccCAAGCCTGTGAATCTTTGGTGAAGCCAGCCACAGATGCCTGGGACAAGGATGTCAACAGTG AAGAAATTGTACCCAGCTGTGTATCTCTTCTGGAAAAGATGTAA